One window of Nocardia sp. NBC_00508 genomic DNA carries:
- a CDS encoding gamma-glutamyl-gamma-aminobutyrate hydrolase family protein, giving the protein MVSNDSEVAGARPVIGLPTYVEQTRFNAWDLPSAVLPHAYVEMVLAAGGIPVLLPPAGVARPELVRRLDGLVLTGGADIDPARYGGPSAGVPGYTRPDRDESEFGLFELARAAGMPILAVCRGLQLANVALGGTLIPHLPDVVGHAEHSGLAGGFTATRVLTAAGSRIAELAGPEVKVNCHHHQAVDRLADGLTATAHAADGTIEAAEASDGSFLVGVQWHPEADATDRRLTRALVEAADTYRRERNS; this is encoded by the coding sequence GTGGTTTCGAACGACTCTGAGGTCGCGGGAGCCCGTCCCGTGATCGGCCTGCCCACTTATGTGGAGCAAACCCGCTTCAACGCGTGGGATCTGCCGAGCGCGGTGCTGCCGCATGCCTACGTCGAGATGGTGCTGGCCGCGGGTGGCATCCCGGTGTTGCTGCCGCCTGCTGGGGTCGCGCGTCCCGAGCTGGTGCGGCGGCTCGACGGGTTGGTGCTCACCGGCGGCGCCGACATTGATCCGGCCCGTTACGGTGGCCCCTCGGCGGGAGTCCCCGGCTACACCAGGCCGGATCGCGACGAGTCGGAGTTCGGTCTGTTCGAGCTGGCCAGGGCCGCGGGCATGCCGATCCTGGCGGTATGCCGCGGGCTCCAGCTGGCCAATGTGGCGCTTGGCGGCACCTTGATTCCCCATCTGCCCGACGTCGTCGGCCATGCGGAGCATTCCGGCCTCGCCGGCGGCTTCACGGCCACCCGCGTGCTGACCGCCGCGGGCAGCCGGATCGCGGAACTCGCCGGTCCGGAGGTGAAGGTCAACTGCCACCACCATCAGGCCGTGGACCGGCTCGCCGACGGTCTGACCGCCACCGCGCACGCCGCCGACGGCACGATCGAGGCCGCGGAAGCGTCCGACGGATCGTTCCTGGTGGGTGTGCAATGGCATCCGGAGGCCGACGCCACCGATCGTCGCTTGACTCGGGCTTTGGTCGAGGCGGCCGACACCTACCGAAGGGAGCGGAACTCGTGA
- a CDS encoding glutamine synthetase family protein, translating to MRSGMLSVAQLRDHVDTGEIDTVLVAMTDMQGRLQGKRCAARYFLDEVVQHATEACGYLLAVDVDMATVDGYTLSSWDTGYGDVVLRPDLHTLRMAPWWPGTALVLCDVEHVVPQGRPVAASPRQVLRKQLDRLAERGLRAFVGTELEFLVFDDSYEAAWNAGYRGLTPANQYNVDYSMLGTGRIEPLLRRIRKEMDGAGMYVESAKGECNPGQHEIAFRYDEALVTCDNHSIYKTGAKEIAAQAGRSLTFMAKYNEREGNSCHIHLSLRTDSDEPVFAGDAADGTSALMRHFIAGQLDCLREFTYLLAPNINSYKRFVAGSFAPTAIAWGRDNRTCAIRVVGEEHSLRFENRVPGGDVNPYLSVAALIAAGLHGIDRRLPLEPEFHGNAYHSDRPRVPHTLREAAQLFGDSTVARAAFGDDVVEHYRNAARVELDAYDAAVTDWERIRGFERL from the coding sequence ATGCGTAGCGGGATGCTGAGTGTGGCGCAGTTGCGCGACCATGTCGACACGGGGGAGATCGACACGGTGCTCGTCGCGATGACCGACATGCAAGGCCGACTGCAAGGCAAGCGCTGCGCGGCACGCTATTTCCTGGACGAAGTGGTCCAGCACGCCACCGAGGCGTGCGGCTATTTGCTCGCGGTGGACGTGGACATGGCGACGGTCGACGGCTACACCCTCTCGTCCTGGGACACCGGGTACGGGGACGTCGTGCTGCGACCGGACCTGCACACACTGCGGATGGCGCCGTGGTGGCCGGGGACGGCGCTGGTGCTGTGCGACGTGGAGCACGTGGTGCCACAGGGACGGCCGGTCGCTGCCTCGCCACGCCAGGTGCTGCGCAAGCAGTTGGACCGACTGGCCGAGCGGGGGCTGCGCGCGTTCGTCGGGACCGAACTCGAATTCTTGGTATTCGACGACAGTTACGAGGCGGCCTGGAACGCGGGGTATCGCGGGCTGACACCGGCCAACCAGTACAACGTCGACTACTCGATGCTCGGAACCGGACGAATCGAGCCGCTGCTGCGGCGCATCCGCAAGGAGATGGACGGCGCCGGGATGTACGTCGAGTCGGCCAAGGGCGAATGCAATCCCGGCCAGCACGAGATCGCGTTCCGGTACGACGAAGCCCTGGTCACCTGTGACAACCACAGCATCTACAAGACCGGTGCCAAGGAGATCGCCGCCCAGGCCGGGCGCAGCCTCACGTTCATGGCGAAATACAATGAACGAGAGGGCAATTCGTGCCACATCCATCTGAGCCTGCGCACCGACTCGGATGAACCGGTGTTCGCGGGTGACGCGGCCGACGGAACGTCCGCGCTGATGCGGCATTTCATCGCGGGCCAGCTGGACTGCCTGCGTGAGTTCACCTACCTGCTGGCGCCGAACATCAATTCCTACAAGCGATTCGTCGCGGGCAGCTTCGCGCCGACCGCCATCGCGTGGGGCCGGGACAACCGGACCTGCGCGATCCGCGTGGTAGGCGAGGAGCACTCGCTGCGGTTCGAGAACCGCGTGCCCGGCGGTGACGTGAACCCGTATCTGTCCGTGGCCGCGCTGATCGCGGCGGGCTTGCACGGGATCGATCGGCGGCTTCCACTGGAGCCGGAATTCCACGGCAACGCCTACCACTCGGACCGGCCGCGCGTGCCGCACACGCTGCGCGAGGCGGCCCAGCTGTTTGGGGACAGCACGGTGGCGCGTGCGGCGTTCGGTGATGATGTAGTGGAGCACTACCGCAACGCGGCCAGGGTCGAGTTGGACGCCTATGACGCCGCGGTCACCGACTGGGAGCGAATCCGTGGTTTCGAACGACTCTGA